The Carnobacterium divergens nucleotide sequence AAACAGAAAAATCGGGAATGATTTTTCCGTTCGTTAGGCTGATTTAATTTTTAGAGCAAGTAAAAAACCAACGGGTTGTTTGATCCGTTACTTCTTGCGTTCCAAATTCTCCACTAACCTTGACTTGACTAAAACCAGCTTGTTTCAACAGTCGTAAGTATTGCTCTAATGGATAGGTGCGTTCCTTATGACATTCATCAAAACGTTCATAGCTAGCTAGTTCTTCATCGTAAACAAAAAAGGTTAAATCGTGTTCAATACTATGTGGTACTTCGCCTTCATAACTTTGCCATAGAAAACTAATTTCTTGTGAGGCGTCATTATACATATATCCAGGAAAGACTTCATCCATTTGATAAACAGAATGTACATCAAATAAAAATTGCCCTTCTGCTGGTAATAAGTTCGCCACCTCACTAAAAACTTTCCCAACTGCAGCTTCATCTGGCATGTAGCAAATAGAATCTGAAAAACAAGTAACGACGTCGTATGTGCCGATTTCAGATAAATCCAGCATGTCGCCTTCAATTAAAGGCAATTTCACACCAGCATTTAGAGCTCGTTCATTCGCTAAGGTCAACATGTTTTCAGATAAATCTAGACCTGTCACATCAAAACCTGCTTGTTTTAAGGTGACGGCTAAGGCCCCTGTTCCACAAGCTAATTCTAATATTTTTTGGTCTTTTGTTGCCACTTGCTGTTTGACAAACGAAAGCCATTTTCCATATAACGAGTCATCCATAATGGCATCATAAACTTGTGCAAATGTTTGATAACTCATCTTAGTCAACCATTTTTGAGATATCAACTAATGGAGCGTCACTCCATAATTTTTCTAAATTGTAAAATGAACGTTCTGAATAATGGAATACGTGAACAACAACGTCTCCTAAATCAATCAGCATCCATTTAGCTGAGTCTCTTCCTTCGATACGTTTTACTTCTACTTTAGCCATTTCTTCTTGATCGACAATTTCGTTTACAATTGCTTCTACTTGTTTTTCACTGTTTCCGTGCATCACTACAAAATAATCTGCTAGAATTGAAATGTTGCGCACGTCCATCGCCATGATGTCCTCTGCACGCTTGTCGTCTGCTGCTTTTACGGCGATTTCTAAAATTTCTTCACTTGATATTGTCAATTGATTTCCTCCTATGATTTGGCAACCCATGTATTGTAAGTTGCAATGGTTTGTGGGTAAATTTTGGTATTTTTTTCAATTAAATAGTGTAAAGTATGTTTTGTTTCGAAGGCAACGGCTTCATCTAAGTTACGAATCGCAATTTCTCTAGCTTCTGCTACTCCTGGAAAATCGCGATTCGGTTCGATAAAATCTGCTACATAAATAATTTTATCCAACAACGTCATCTCACTTGCTCCTACCGTATGCTTACGAATGGCATCTAAAATCAAGTCATCCTGAACACCTAGTTCTTTTTGAACTAAAAACGCGCCCACTGGACCATGCCAAATCTCGCTTCCGTAATTGAGCAAATCCAAGTCAAAGCCTTCTTTACGGATTAATTCTTGCATTTCATCGCGATCGCGCTCTTTTGCATAGTCATGCGTCAGCGCAGCTATACTAGCTGCCTCAAGGTCTGCTTCGTAACGACCGGCTAACGCAATCGCCATTTCTTCTACGCCTAAAACATGTTTGAAACGGCGTTCACTCATTTGCATTTGAACGCGCTCAAGTAGTTCGACACGACTCATTTTTAAATAGTTAGTAGTGTATTCCATCTTATTTGTCATCTTGATACAACCCCTTTTCTTTAATATAAGTAAGAGTTTTTTCAGGAATCAAATAGTGAACGGGACAACCTAATTCAAGTTTTTTTCGAAGATCTGTTGAGCTGACATCAATCGCTGGTACGTCTACCCAAATAATGGGATAAGGGCTATCGGTTCCATAATTTGGTCGTTTCACGCCAACAAACTGAACCAATTGAATCAATTCGTCAATACGATACCATTTTGGTAAGTATTCAACCATATCGCCACCAATAATAAAATAATAGTCGATTTCAGGATGTTCTTTGGTTAATTCAAGCATTGTATCAAAAGTATAGCTTTTCCCACCACGAAGGATTTCTCGCTCTTCTAGTTCAAATAGCGGATTGCCTTCAATTGCTGAGGCCACCATTTTTAAGCGATGAGTTGCATCTACTGCTTCTTTTCGATCAATGTGTGGCGGCTTCGCATCCGGCATAAAATAAATGGTATCTAATCCTAATTGATGTCCTACTTGATCGGCAATTACTAAATGACCAATATGAGGTGGATTAAACGTTCCGCCAATAATCCCTACTCGTTTACGCTGCTCAACGAGTGGTTCTGCTTTTGTCATCACGATTGTTTGATTTTTCAATGAAATCACCTAACCTTTTGATTAATTAGCTTTCACTCTAGGAAGTCGACTTGAAATGCGTTGGTATTTTTCTTTTGTTGAGGGTTGGAATAAGACAATCACGCGTCCAATAATTTGAATCGCATCACACCCAACTGTTTTTTCGATAGCTGCTGCTACTTCAGTAACTTCTTCATCTGTATTTTGAAGCAAGCTAACTTTTAAAAGCTCTCTTTTTTCTAAAGCTTCGCCAATTTGTTTCATCATTTCATCACTTAATCCGCCTTTTCCAACTTGAAAAATAGGGGTTAAGTGGTGCGCTTCGCTTCGTAAGAAACGTTTTTGTTTTCCTGTTAAATTCATGCTTTCAACTCCATTAAGTCGCTTTTGTACGACTTTTCTATTTTAATTTATTAAA carries:
- a CDS encoding class I SAM-dependent DNA methyltransferase — its product is MSYQTFAQVYDAIMDDSLYGKWLSFVKQQVATKDQKILELACGTGALAVTLKQAGFDVTGLDLSENMLTLANERALNAGVKLPLIEGDMLDLSEIGTYDVVTCFSDSICYMPDEAAVGKVFSEVANLLPAEGQFLFDVHSVYQMDEVFPGYMYNDASQEISFLWQSYEGEVPHSIEHDLTFFVYDEELASYERFDECHKERTYPLEQYLRLLKQAGFSQVKVSGEFGTQEVTDQTTRWFFTCSKN
- the rsfS gene encoding ribosome silencing factor; protein product: MTISSEEILEIAVKAADDKRAEDIMAMDVRNISILADYFVVMHGNSEKQVEAIVNEIVDQEEMAKVEVKRIEGRDSAKWMLIDLGDVVVHVFHYSERSFYNLEKLWSDAPLVDISKMVD
- the yqeK gene encoding bis(5'-nucleosyl)-tetraphosphatase (symmetrical) YqeK, with translation MEYTTNYLKMSRVELLERVQMQMSERRFKHVLGVEEMAIALAGRYEADLEAASIAALTHDYAKERDRDEMQELIRKEGFDLDLLNYGSEIWHGPVGAFLVQKELGVQDDLILDAIRKHTVGASEMTLLDKIIYVADFIEPNRDFPGVAEAREIAIRNLDEAVAFETKHTLHYLIEKNTKIYPQTIATYNTWVAKS
- a CDS encoding nicotinate-nucleotide adenylyltransferase; amino-acid sequence: MISLKNQTIVMTKAEPLVEQRKRVGIIGGTFNPPHIGHLVIADQVGHQLGLDTIYFMPDAKPPHIDRKEAVDATHRLKMVASAIEGNPLFELEEREILRGGKSYTFDTMLELTKEHPEIDYYFIIGGDMVEYLPKWYRIDELIQLVQFVGVKRPNYGTDSPYPIIWVDVPAIDVSSTDLRKKLELGCPVHYLIPEKTLTYIKEKGLYQDDK
- the yhbY gene encoding ribosome assembly RNA-binding protein YhbY, encoding MNLTGKQKRFLRSEAHHLTPIFQVGKGGLSDEMMKQIGEALEKRELLKVSLLQNTDEEVTEVAAAIEKTVGCDAIQIIGRVIVLFQPSTKEKYQRISSRLPRVKAN